A part of Streptomyces sp. NBC_01210 genomic DNA contains:
- a CDS encoding thioesterase II family protein: MNHYLAVSPGISELPDPALRLFCFHHAGAGALTFARWRARFPADVQVLPIRLPGRETRLREPRITDSGQLLAELDTYLGPLLDVPHAFYGHSLGALVAYRFALHRVRAGQRPPLLVGVGACAAPHLPTPLVEQSDLPDEGLLAALARYGTLPPYLFERPKWLSILLSTMRDDLQLARSLRDGAGERLPSPLYACAGAEDLVATAPAVAAWRRYTSADFDLRTVPGGHFFVRDAELPTLLAAQLRHLAPHPIA; encoded by the coding sequence GTGAACCACTATCTCGCGGTATCGCCCGGAATCTCGGAGTTGCCGGACCCGGCGCTGCGGCTGTTCTGCTTCCATCATGCGGGCGCCGGAGCTCTGACGTTCGCCCGCTGGCGCGCCCGTTTCCCGGCGGACGTGCAGGTCCTTCCCATACGGCTGCCGGGCCGGGAGACCAGACTGCGGGAGCCGCGCATCACCGACTCCGGACAGCTGCTGGCCGAACTCGACACATATCTCGGCCCGTTGCTCGATGTGCCGCACGCCTTCTACGGGCACAGTCTCGGCGCCCTGGTCGCCTACCGGTTCGCACTCCACCGGGTCCGGGCCGGTCAGCGGCCGCCGCTGCTGGTCGGCGTCGGCGCCTGTGCCGCGCCCCATCTGCCCACCCCGCTCGTCGAGCAGTCGGATCTGCCCGACGAGGGACTGCTGGCCGCGCTCGCGCGGTACGGCACTCTGCCGCCCTATCTTTTCGAGCGGCCCAAGTGGCTGAGCATCCTGCTCTCCACGATGCGTGACGATCTCCAGCTCGCACGGAGCCTGCGGGACGGGGCCGGCGAACGGCTGCCAAGCCCGCTGTATGCCTGCGCGGGTGCCGAAGACCTGGTCGCGACCGCTCCGGCGGTCGCCGCATGGCGCCGCTACACCAGCGCCGACTTCGATCTGCGGACGGTACCGGGCGGTCACTTCTTCGTCCGTGACGCCGAGCTGCCCACCTTGCTCGCGGCACAACTGCGCCATCTCGCACCACATCCGATCGCCTGA
- a CDS encoding AfsR/SARP family transcriptional regulator, with amino-acid sequence MDISVLGPCRVIQSGVSVVPTAVKPRKVLALLAMHPDQVVSVGSLVEELWGEAPPRSVQTTLQTYILQLRNLIAAALGGALRPELPNGAKSILVTESGGYLLDTQGGVVDVSEYERLAGTGHRALESGNCPVASDSFRRALALWRGPALVDVQCGPLLEIEATRLEESRLSILNQRIEADLRLGRHHELVGELSGLAAQHPMHEDTQGQLMLALYRSGRRGNALEVYQRLRSVLSHELGLDPSPRLQHLQRAMLESSLDLEVSSEPVRVGVGAGAGGGIERALRAR; translated from the coding sequence ATGGACATCAGCGTGCTGGGGCCCTGCCGGGTCATCCAGTCGGGAGTCTCTGTCGTCCCCACTGCAGTCAAACCACGCAAGGTCCTCGCCCTGCTCGCCATGCACCCGGACCAAGTGGTCTCGGTGGGCTCGCTGGTGGAGGAGCTGTGGGGTGAAGCCCCGCCACGCAGCGTCCAGACCACCTTGCAGACCTACATTCTTCAGCTGCGCAACCTCATAGCCGCCGCACTCGGCGGGGCCCTCCGGCCCGAGCTGCCGAACGGCGCCAAGAGCATCCTCGTCACGGAGTCGGGCGGCTATCTGCTCGACACCCAGGGCGGGGTGGTCGATGTCTCCGAGTACGAACGGCTCGCCGGGACCGGGCATCGCGCCCTGGAGAGCGGCAACTGCCCGGTGGCGTCCGACTCCTTCCGCCGGGCGCTCGCCCTGTGGCGCGGCCCCGCACTCGTCGACGTACAGTGCGGACCGCTGCTGGAGATCGAGGCGACCCGGCTCGAGGAGTCGCGCCTGAGCATCCTCAACCAGCGCATCGAGGCCGATCTGCGGCTCGGACGCCACCACGAACTCGTGGGTGAGCTGTCCGGACTCGCCGCCCAGCATCCGATGCACGAGGACACCCAGGGGCAGCTGATGCTCGCGCTGTACCGCTCCGGACGGCGCGGCAACGCGCTCGAGGTGTACCAGCGGCTGCGTTCGGTCCTCTCTCATGAGCTGGGCCTCGACCCGTCCCCCCGGCTCCAGCATCTGCAGCGCGCGATGCTGGAATCCTCACTCGACCTGGAGGTCTCGTCCGAGCCCGTCCGGGTAGGAGTGGGCGCCGGAGCCGGCGGAGGTATCGAGCGCGCCTTGCGGGCGCGCTGA
- a CDS encoding aldehyde dehydrogenase family protein, which yields MSHPSMPVLESFTRTWPNLEAAHEKAMRSASALLTCRADLLSLLTRVATYSSARDELLRSVGALTGAPWELARNCPPQLSRLSVFLPSNNILYSYALFGLIPALYCDEVIIRPSARIRDTAYAVHKLISSRLDPDLAQRIKMVDVSQRQFKPICSGSDAVVFTGQPSNAHAVMRSVGDRPLFLVMGSGPNPLIVGPRTDPGAACRAILRARLYNSGQDCLCPDVIFVHRLRLDAIVEQLRAELSVLTVGARSWPDTVLTPLVYDDAAEGAAEFLAENADHVVSGGEVDLERMLVEPSLLVFPEGVDFHPPELFSPVFCIVPYEDPEMLREWARSPEELERGMYVSALGEPRLTGETLGTGVISRNATTLDAEDGNQPFGGYGVHASSIRRDGRLIGRPLLLSAEAGLRQSVITGPLR from the coding sequence ATGAGCCATCCGTCCATGCCCGTTCTGGAGTCGTTCACCCGCACCTGGCCCAACCTCGAAGCCGCGCACGAGAAGGCGATGAGGTCCGCCTCCGCCCTGTTGACCTGCCGCGCGGACCTGCTGTCGCTGCTGACACGGGTCGCCACCTACAGCAGTGCCCGCGATGAACTACTGCGTTCCGTAGGGGCGTTGACCGGAGCGCCCTGGGAGCTGGCCCGCAACTGCCCGCCCCAGCTGTCGCGGCTCTCGGTGTTCCTGCCGTCGAACAACATCCTCTACTCGTACGCGCTGTTCGGCCTGATCCCCGCGCTCTACTGCGACGAGGTGATCATCCGTCCCTCGGCGCGTATTCGGGACACCGCGTATGCCGTGCACAAGCTGATCAGCAGCCGTCTCGACCCGGATCTCGCCCAGCGCATCAAGATGGTCGACGTCTCCCAGCGGCAGTTCAAGCCGATCTGCTCGGGATCCGACGCGGTGGTCTTCACCGGTCAGCCCTCCAACGCCCATGCCGTGATGAGGTCCGTCGGCGACCGGCCACTGTTCCTCGTCATGGGCTCCGGGCCCAACCCCCTGATCGTCGGCCCGCGTACGGACCCGGGTGCCGCCTGTCGGGCCATCCTTCGCGCCCGGCTCTACAACTCCGGCCAGGACTGCCTGTGCCCGGATGTCATCTTCGTGCACCGGCTGCGGCTCGACGCGATCGTCGAGCAGCTGCGCGCCGAACTGTCCGTACTCACCGTGGGCGCGCGCAGCTGGCCCGACACCGTACTGACCCCGCTGGTCTACGACGACGCCGCCGAAGGCGCGGCGGAGTTCCTCGCCGAGAACGCCGACCACGTGGTCAGCGGCGGCGAGGTGGACCTGGAGCGGATGCTGGTCGAACCCTCGCTGCTGGTGTTCCCGGAGGGTGTGGACTTTCACCCGCCGGAGCTCTTCTCGCCGGTCTTCTGCATCGTGCCGTACGAGGACCCGGAGATGCTCCGCGAGTGGGCCCGCAGCCCCGAGGAGCTGGAGCGGGGCATGTATGTCTCGGCGCTGGGCGAGCCCCGGCTGACGGGCGAGACCCTGGGCACCGGCGTCATCAGCCGCAACGCCACCACACTGGACGCGGAGGACGGCAACCAGCCGTTCGGCGGCTACGGCGTGCACGCCAGCAGCATCCGGCGCGACGGGCGGCTGATCGGCCGGCCGCTGCTGCTGTCGGCGGAGGCAGGCCTGCGGCAGTCCGTCATCACCGGACCGCTGCGGTGA
- a CDS encoding thiamine pyrophosphate-binding protein produces the protein MSGIPSAWQQAAGCLADAGCETVFGLPTDEPGLLDAADAHPKLRAVGVRAHRAGACMAIGHAVVTGRPVVLALGAGPPFGDAVTALIEADSLCAPVVVVTTRIPAEGLGRGGFQDVDQAALAAAFTTTYLRVQDPGTLAWALRRAVHMSVNGRPGVSVVEVGHEVTEAVIPADAPPGYGSVRRLRSVPEEAELRRAAGILAVAERPLLLLGGGARAAAAGPAALALAERWGAPVMTTAAGRSTVPEDHPLVCGSVGLYATPPLETVQCGADTVLAVGSRLEETARLGWDTLESVRLVQIDSDPAAFGAGVVEPAAALLGDAAATVALLAGLLPQRTREREEWLRTAAHARRAAQLSWSADGDRADSPARTALHALAEIFPEATTVHDNGMNDIWSYHWPVHRVGPRARTVVPGEQTMLGFGTAAAPGVALAAAGRPTVVVCGDGGAEMGLDALPTAAELGLGLVLVVFDNHGYGWPRLLRHELDAPTGLTRFARPLPVDDVVRGLGGQVESPDGADTIPAALRRARDAAASGCIALVRIKVPDDDVPPGVRRLFLTGGEDAGDLI, from the coding sequence ATGAGCGGCATCCCCTCCGCCTGGCAACAGGCGGCCGGCTGCCTCGCGGACGCGGGCTGCGAGACCGTCTTCGGACTGCCCACCGACGAACCGGGACTGCTGGACGCGGCCGACGCACACCCCAAGCTGCGCGCCGTAGGGGTACGTGCCCACCGCGCCGGAGCCTGTATGGCGATCGGCCATGCCGTGGTCACCGGCCGGCCCGTGGTGCTGGCCCTCGGCGCGGGACCGCCGTTCGGCGACGCCGTCACCGCCTTGATCGAAGCCGACTCGCTGTGCGCGCCGGTGGTCGTGGTGACCACGCGTATCCCCGCCGAGGGGCTGGGCCGCGGCGGCTTCCAGGACGTCGACCAGGCGGCCCTGGCTGCCGCGTTCACCACGACGTATCTGCGGGTCCAGGACCCGGGGACGCTGGCCTGGGCGCTGCGCAGAGCCGTCCATATGTCGGTCAACGGGCGGCCCGGGGTGAGCGTCGTCGAGGTCGGCCACGAAGTGACCGAGGCCGTGATCCCCGCCGATGCGCCGCCGGGTTACGGATCCGTACGGCGGCTGCGCTCCGTACCGGAGGAGGCCGAACTGCGGCGCGCCGCCGGGATTCTGGCCGTGGCTGAACGCCCGCTGCTGCTCCTCGGCGGCGGCGCCCGTGCGGCGGCGGCGGGACCCGCCGCCCTCGCGCTCGCCGAGCGCTGGGGAGCGCCGGTGATGACGACCGCGGCGGGCCGCTCCACCGTCCCCGAGGACCACCCGCTGGTCTGCGGCTCGGTTGGCCTCTACGCGACGCCGCCGCTGGAGACCGTCCAGTGCGGCGCGGACACGGTGCTCGCCGTGGGCAGCCGGCTCGAGGAGACCGCCCGCCTAGGCTGGGACACCCTGGAGTCGGTCCGGCTGGTGCAGATCGACAGCGACCCGGCGGCGTTCGGCGCGGGCGTGGTGGAGCCCGCCGCCGCGCTGCTCGGAGACGCTGCCGCCACCGTGGCGCTGCTCGCCGGGCTGCTGCCGCAGCGCACCCGGGAACGGGAGGAGTGGCTTCGGACTGCGGCACACGCCCGCCGAGCGGCACAGCTGAGCTGGTCCGCCGACGGTGACCGGGCCGACTCGCCCGCCCGTACCGCGCTGCACGCCCTCGCCGAGATCTTCCCGGAAGCCACCACCGTCCACGACAACGGCATGAACGACATCTGGTCGTACCACTGGCCGGTCCACCGGGTCGGGCCGCGCGCCCGGACCGTGGTCCCCGGCGAGCAGACGATGCTCGGCTTCGGCACCGCCGCCGCGCCGGGAGTCGCTCTCGCCGCAGCGGGCCGCCCGACCGTCGTGGTGTGCGGCGACGGAGGGGCCGAGATGGGCCTGGACGCCCTGCCCACCGCGGCCGAACTCGGCCTCGGTCTCGTCCTGGTCGTATTCGACAACCATGGCTACGGCTGGCCCCGGCTGCTGCGCCACGAACTGGACGCGCCCACGGGGCTGACCCGGTTCGCCAGGCCACTGCCCGTCGACGACGTGGTACGCGGCCTCGGCGGGCAGGTC